One Pochonia chlamydosporia 170 chromosome 5, whole genome shotgun sequence DNA segment encodes these proteins:
- a CDS encoding 3-hydroxybutyryl-CoA dehydrogenase (similar to Verticillium alfalfae VaMs.102 XP_003008551.1), translated as MASSIVRMRTLGAARQVRSFSCTARRSAADVKTLGVIGAGQMGLGIALVAAQRAQVPVHLIDTSDKALSKGLAFADKLLAKDVSKSRITQEQADQARALLKPSTNMEDLSAVDFVIEAVPEIPKLKFDIFGNLAKICPKHAILATNTSSISITKIAAATTTDPTDTSASSRVVSTHFMNPVPVQKGVEIISGLQTSKETLDTAVEFCKKLGKITSVSADTPGFLANRILMPYINEAVICLETGVGDRDSIDAIMKNGTNVPMGPLQLADFIGLDTCLSIMKVLYNETGDSKYRPSVLLGKMVDAGWLGKKSGKGFYDY; from the exons ATGGCTAGCTCAATTGTACGCATGCGAACACTAGGAGCTGCGCGTCAAGTACGCTCCTTCAGCTGCACTGCGCGGCGCAGCGCGGCGGACGTCAAAACACTGGGCGTCATTGGTGCCGGTCAGATG GGCCTGGGAATCGCATTGGTTGCTGCGCAGAGAGCTCAGGTACCCGTACACCTGATTGACACATCCGACAAGGCATTGAGCAAGGGACTCGCTTTCGCAG ATAAGCTCCTCGCAAAAGATGTGTCCAAGTCGCGAATTACACAGGAACAGGCTGATCAGGCGCGAGCGCTGCTGAAGCCAAGTACCAACATGGAGGACCTCTCCGCCGTCGATTTCGTCATCGAAGCCGTTCCAGAAATCCCCAAACTCAAGTTCGACATTTTTGGTAATCTCGCAAAGATCTGCCCAAAGCATGCTATTCTTGCGACCAACACCTCATCTatctccatcaccaaaatTGCTGCTGCCACGACCACCGACCCCACAGATACGTCAGCCTCATCGCGTGTGGTTTCAACACACTTTATGAACCCTGTTCCCGTCCAAAAGGGCGTCGAGATCATCAGCGGTCTCCAGACTAGCAAGGAGACACTCGACACAGCCGTCGAGTTTTGTAAGAAGCTTGGCAAGATCACCTCGGTTTCTGCTGACACGCCCGGGTTTTTGGCTAACCGCATTCTGATGCCGTATATTAATGAGGCCGTGATTTGCCTTGAGACGGGTGTTGGTGATCGCGACTCCATTGATGCTATTATGAAGAATGGAACCAACGTTCCCATGGGCCCGCTCCAGCTTGCCGACTTCATTGGTCTCGATACATGTCTGTCAATCATGAAGGTCCTGTACAATGAGACCGGCGACTCCAAGTACCGCCCAAGCGTTCTTCTGGGCAAAATGGTCGATGCGGGATGGCTTGGCAAGAAGAGCGGCAAGGGCTTTTATGACTATTAA
- a CDS encoding homeobox transcription factor (similar to Metarhizium acridum CQMa 102 XP_007815938.1), producing the protein MSEKQNLPPPVDPEWQGQYSYHRQIENEHYQRLPGDARNSLIRSRTNPPASTAHQGQGQNYKREIASQEPANHIENSALRRNQQMSSTFGNTNTGLKLDPTGRDALGMEAFAYPRLTDGNSLYRSHTDPVSGTEISQSDRDDKDLSLHQDVELDVEDDDVDDNERDLLSQRQTVAERLAARRKMKRFRLTHQQTRFLMSEFAKQPHPDVTHRERLSREIPGLSPRQVQVWFQNRRAKIKRLTAHDRDRMIRMRAVPDDFDNVQALHSPYGASTYIGPPMSSSNLASMTSSFGNHGVRPVMVDMRRPGGEAYISPTGLSHSFGGIDIGHSGAMASSDMVSPSNPIYHDRYVTSSPSAASTPGLGHWTPNAYWGSTPGSMENASQFGRQGLRDSNSVQGRDWNSRHASDMAQTPMSLYGGGTPVSNSTERQMSYPTSNTNSTAGSSFGGYEVQAYSNHAGMASRGTGHSAELEETGSARVRTTSASAPSSLATDIACRDPLRSSRLAPVSGPQQDRPQGLPSLKSDTSPSTARHTPGPLSAPLDMSTPQSFRLQTDKPREYSSSQLSAPITATSDVHRNFHSPSSNRNTSTGPLKDLFGHGVL; encoded by the exons ATGTCCGAAAAGCAGAACCTTCCACCGCCAGTAGACCCGGAATGGCAGGGTCAATATTCCTATCATCGTCAGATAGAAAATGAACACTATCAACGACTACCAGGAGACGCGAGGAATAGTCTGATAAGGAGTAGAACGAATCCTCCTGCTTCCACTGCGCACCAGGGCCAAGGGCAGAACTACAAAAGAGAAATCGCGTCCCAGGAACCGGCAAATCACATAGAAAACTCAGCACTACGACGAAACCAGCAAATGTCCTCTACATTTGGCAATACGAATACAGGCTTAAAACTAGACCCTACCGGCCGTGACGCTTTGGGAATGGAGGCATTCGCTTATCCCCGACTGACAGATGGAAACAGTCTGTATAGATCTCACACTGATCCAGTTTCAGGCACTGAGATAAGCCAGTCCGACAGAGACGATAAGGACCTCAGCCTTCACCAGGACGTTGAGTTAGATGTggaggacgacgacgttGATGATAACGAACGAGACCTTCTCTCCCAGCGTCAAACGGTAGCAGAGCGGCTTGCAGCACGACGCAAGATGAAAAGATTTCG ACTCACACACCAGCAAACCAGATTTCTGATGAGCGAGTTTGCAAAACAGCCCCATCCCGATGTCACCCACAGAGAGCGCCTATCTAGGGAAATTCCTGGATTGAGCCCTcgacaagtccaagtctggtttcAAAATAG GCGTGCCAAAATCAAGCGCCTTACGGCGCATGACCGCGACAGAATGATTCGCATGCGGGCAGTTCCggacgactttgacaatgtaCAGGCACTGCATTCACCTTATGGTGCATCTACTTACATTGGGCCGCCAATGTCATCATCGAATCTGGCATCTATGACCAGCTCCTTTGGAAATCACGGGGTCAGGCCTGTAATGGTTGACATGAGGAGGCCTGGCGGAGAGGCATACATTTCTCCCACAGGCCTCTCACATTCATTCggtggcatcgacatcggccACTCAGGCGCTATGGCTAGCTCCGACATGGTGTCTCCATCGAATCCGATTTACCACGACCGATACGTTACCAGTAGCCCTTCTGCCGCATCTACCCCTGGACTAGGACACTGGACTCCGAATGCCTACTGGGGCTCTACTCCAGGCAGCATGGAAAATGCATCGCAATTTGGTCGACAAGGGCTACGAGACTCAAATTCAGTACAAGGCAGGGATTGGAACTCTCGACACGCGTCTGATATGGCGCAAACGCCAATGAGTCTCTACGGCGGTGGGACACCTGTGTCCAACTCGACGGAAAGGCAAATGAGTTATCCTACCTCCAACACAAATTCTACAGCGGGAAGCTCGTTTGGAGGTTACGAGGTGCAAGCTTATTCCA ACCACGCGGGGATGGCAAGTCGAGGAACGGGGCATTCCGCAGAATTGGAAGAGACTGGCTCGGCTCGGGTTCGGACCACTTCCGCATCAGCTCCGTCATCACTAGCTACAGATATCGCATGTAGAGACCCGTTACGATCCTCGAGATTGGCACCAGTGTCCGGTCCACAGCAGGATAGACCGCAGGGGCTGCCGTCACTGAAGTCAGACACGTCACCATCCACGGCAAGGCACACGCCCGGCCCATTATCAGCACCTCTGGACATGTCTACACCGCAATCATTTCGCCTGCAGACGGACAAGCCTAGAGAATATTCCTCTTCGCAGCTTAGCGCGCCGATCACGGCGACGAGCGACGTCCATCGAAACTTTCATTCGCCGTCCTCGAATCGAAATACCAGCACCGGTCCGCTAAAGGATTTGTTTGGGCACGGTGTGTTGTAA